In Fodinicurvata sediminis DSM 21159, one genomic interval encodes:
- the xerD gene encoding site-specific tyrosine recombinase XerD translates to MARKPGRKAAALSLSPSLESFLEMLVAERGASLNTLEAYRRDLCDLEAFLSARGVKLQDAAGEDLRAYLTQLSEAGMAPRTSARRLSSLRQYYHFLFTEGRRGDDPALKLESPRQGRVLPKVLEEAEVDRLMTAAQQGNRPEDLRLNLVLELLYATGMRISELISLPYAAVARDPQVLIVHGKGGRERMVPLNESAADALGDYKDVRAHFLRRPGQERWLFPSRSASGHLTRHRVGQMLKELAVAAGISPARVSPHVLRHAFASHLLAHGADLRSVQQMLGHADISTTQIYTHVLNERLKTLVHGHHPLARGMGKPERNG, encoded by the coding sequence ATGGCACGCAAACCCGGACGCAAGGCCGCTGCTCTTTCCCTGTCGCCATCACTGGAAAGCTTCCTGGAAATGCTGGTGGCCGAACGCGGCGCCAGCCTGAACACGCTCGAGGCCTATCGCCGTGATCTCTGTGACCTGGAGGCTTTCCTTTCCGCGCGAGGGGTGAAGCTTCAGGATGCAGCGGGCGAGGATCTGCGCGCCTATCTCACGCAGCTGTCTGAAGCCGGCATGGCGCCACGCACCTCTGCCCGGCGTCTGTCCAGCCTGCGTCAGTACTATCATTTCCTCTTCACCGAAGGACGGCGGGGGGACGATCCGGCGCTGAAGCTGGAATCGCCGCGCCAGGGACGGGTGTTGCCCAAAGTCCTGGAGGAGGCCGAAGTGGACCGTCTCATGACGGCGGCCCAGCAAGGAAACAGGCCCGAAGACCTGAGGCTCAACCTGGTGCTGGAACTGCTCTATGCCACCGGCATGCGCATCAGCGAGTTGATCAGCCTGCCATACGCCGCCGTGGCCCGCGATCCCCAGGTGCTTATCGTGCATGGCAAGGGTGGGCGTGAACGGATGGTGCCGCTCAACGAATCGGCGGCGGATGCACTTGGAGACTACAAGGACGTGCGCGCACACTTCCTGCGCCGGCCCGGACAGGAGCGCTGGCTGTTCCCCTCGCGTTCGGCCAGCGGGCACCTGACCCGGCACAGGGTCGGGCAAATGCTCAAGGAGCTTGCGGTCGCTGCGGGCATCAGCCCCGCCCGGGTCTCGCCCCACGTGCTGCGCCATGCCTTTGCCAGCCACCTGCTGGCCCATGGCGCTGACTTGCGCTCGGTGCAGCAGATGCTGGGCCATGCCGACATCTCGACCACGCAAATCTATACCCATGTCCTGAACGAACGCCTGAAAACGCTTGTCCATGGCCATCATCCCCTGGCCCGGGGCATGGGCAAGCCGGAGCGGAACGGTTGA
- a CDS encoding shikimate kinase, which translates to MNSGPEPRLPEILEQKGVNKIVLVGLMGAGKSCVGRRLATRYGLSFIDADSEIEAAAGCSIPEIFARDGEEAFRTGERKVIARLLRSDKPAVIATGGGAYMNAETRAEIHQHGLAVWLRAELDVLARRTSKRDNRPLLKKGNPRQVLAELIETRYPVYAEADITVESREGPIDATVDEVVASLEPVGRTKEDPLERA; encoded by the coding sequence ATGAACAGTGGCCCGGAACCCCGGTTGCCTGAAATTCTGGAACAGAAGGGCGTCAACAAGATCGTGCTGGTCGGCCTGATGGGGGCCGGCAAGTCCTGTGTCGGCCGTCGCCTGGCCACACGCTACGGCCTGTCCTTCATCGATGCCGACAGCGAGATCGAGGCCGCGGCTGGTTGCAGCATACCCGAAATCTTCGCCCGCGACGGCGAAGAGGCATTCCGCACCGGCGAGCGCAAGGTGATCGCACGGTTGCTCAGGTCTGATAAGCCGGCGGTGATAGCCACGGGCGGCGGGGCCTACATGAACGCCGAAACCCGGGCGGAAATCCATCAACACGGCCTGGCCGTATGGCTTCGTGCAGAGCTCGACGTTCTGGCGCGGCGCACGTCCAAACGGGACAACCGTCCCCTGCTGAAGAAGGGCAACCCCCGCCAGGTCCTTGCAGAGCTGATCGAGACCCGCTATCCGGTCTATGCTGAGGCCGACATCACGGTGGAAAGCCGTGAGGGTCCGATAGATGCCACGGTCGACGAAGTGGTCGCCAGCCTTGAGCCTGTGGGCCGAACGAAGGAGGACCCTCTTGAACGCGCCTGA